Proteins encoded by one window of Chondromyces crocatus:
- a CDS encoding serine/threonine-protein kinase, producing the protein MTHPSSSPGGYVRADLDAALPRFSGFRLLGRGGEGAVFIAFDWTRKEDVALKLMRAGEDPTLWERFEREYAILATSRAANLVQVFASGHGQIRVQDGSVQHHFWYTMEICETTLRKVYRGMNLEQRVDLMRQMFDGLAYLHAKNVAHRDIKPANLFLVKGTQLKIGDFGLATVTKVPTSSTGMVSGSPPYLAPERWLGDQASDWRPSDQYAAGVTAFELLSCGSPPLDFNVGTMQAHLSGAVNRLVIPELPRQGLFAVNAVLRRMLAKRPEDRYPDLAECKRELDAALAQDAVTGLVRR; encoded by the coding sequence ATGACCCATCCTTCCTCCAGCCCCGGCGGCTACGTTCGCGCGGATCTCGACGCGGCGCTGCCTCGCTTCAGCGGTTTTCGTTTGCTCGGTCGTGGTGGCGAAGGCGCCGTGTTCATCGCCTTCGACTGGACCCGCAAGGAAGACGTCGCGCTGAAGCTCATGCGCGCGGGCGAAGACCCGACGCTCTGGGAACGGTTCGAGCGCGAGTACGCCATCCTCGCGACGTCACGCGCGGCGAACCTGGTGCAGGTCTTCGCGTCCGGTCACGGGCAGATCCGGGTGCAAGACGGCTCGGTGCAGCACCACTTCTGGTACACGATGGAGATCTGCGAGACGACGCTCCGGAAGGTGTACCGGGGGATGAACCTGGAGCAGCGCGTCGATCTGATGCGGCAGATGTTCGATGGGCTGGCCTATCTGCACGCGAAGAACGTGGCCCACCGCGACATCAAGCCGGCCAACCTGTTCCTCGTGAAGGGCACGCAGCTCAAGATCGGGGACTTCGGTCTGGCGACGGTGACGAAGGTGCCGACGTCGAGCACCGGGATGGTCTCGGGGAGCCCGCCGTACCTGGCGCCAGAGCGGTGGCTCGGAGATCAAGCGTCCGACTGGAGGCCCAGCGATCAGTACGCGGCCGGCGTGACGGCGTTCGAGCTGCTGAGCTGTGGGTCGCCTCCGCTCGATTTCAATGTGGGGACGATGCAGGCGCACCTGTCCGGGGCCGTCAATCGGCTGGTGATTCCAGAGTTGCCGCGACAAGGGCTGTTCGCGGTGAACGCGGTGCTGCGGCGGATGCTGGCGAAGCGACCCGAGGATCGCTACCCGGATCTGGCCGAGTGCAAGCGGGAGCTGGACGCGGCGCTGGCGCAGGACGCAGTGACGGGCCTGGTGCGGCGGTAG
- a CDS encoding serine/threonine-protein kinase encodes MTSPYDPSLTPGALLAGKYRLLRVVAEGGMGAVWAARHERTHREVALKLLLQPDQDLRARLLQEARICGQIQHRNVISLYDAELTERGEPFLVMELLQGETLTALLARKRRLDPTEAARIAGDIARGLAAAHRMQVIHRDLKPSNVFLSVNEHVQGYTVKLLDFGISKLAAGNDVHKTATGVVLGSPAYMSPEQIRAAATLDARTDLWSLGVVLYEMLAGARPFQGNVETLLTGILTRPPPDIAALVRGLDPALAALVRACLQRDPASRPASAAELASLLEGFASADPSSPSFAQPAPASAPGLPSSGPSFPPSGRPSTPGFAPSGRPSTPGTAPSLGTSPTAPDRASRTPQPWAPAPTSASQPAAGGARPIAPSHVLSPPAAASHGHGESPRATPGSPALAQTAPLAQTAPLAQTAPLAQTAPLAHAANRPPTASHRDAPPQDAAQPSLSPSVAADITARSAVAISTRGRRARSPLLVPAIAVVTAILVAAAILLLPLFRAPVPSQSSDDATGEPTTTPTTARVALEPPSETPDTAPSPSAPPDAASPSDPLAPPPDGLTPPASPSTSNDVQPRPPGNAKRNDVRHHVKQPALAPAPTKETAPPFDRAAAQSQVQALAAQASRCNTANHPSGTGTVYVSFDRSGKALSAAPSLPGTLGTTPMATCLAALFKRARVAPFSGELPQVTQTFRY; translated from the coding sequence ATGACCAGCCCTTACGACCCCAGCCTCACCCCTGGCGCGCTCCTGGCTGGCAAGTACCGCCTCCTCCGCGTCGTCGCCGAGGGCGGCATGGGCGCCGTCTGGGCGGCCCGGCACGAACGCACCCACCGCGAAGTCGCCCTCAAGCTCCTCCTCCAGCCGGACCAGGACCTCCGCGCCCGCCTCCTCCAGGAGGCCCGCATCTGCGGCCAGATCCAGCACCGCAACGTCATCTCCCTCTACGACGCCGAGCTCACCGAGCGCGGCGAACCCTTCCTCGTCATGGAGCTGCTCCAGGGCGAGACCCTCACCGCCCTCCTTGCCCGCAAACGCCGCCTCGACCCCACCGAGGCCGCCCGCATCGCCGGTGACATCGCCCGCGGCCTCGCCGCTGCGCACCGCATGCAGGTCATCCACCGCGACCTCAAGCCCTCGAACGTCTTCCTCAGCGTCAACGAGCACGTCCAGGGCTACACCGTCAAACTCCTCGACTTCGGCATCAGCAAGCTCGCGGCTGGCAACGACGTCCACAAGACCGCCACCGGCGTCGTCCTCGGCTCCCCCGCGTACATGAGCCCCGAGCAGATCCGCGCTGCTGCCACCCTCGACGCCCGCACCGACCTCTGGTCCCTCGGCGTCGTCCTCTACGAGATGCTCGCGGGCGCCCGCCCCTTCCAGGGCAACGTCGAGACCCTCCTCACCGGCATCCTCACCCGCCCGCCACCGGACATTGCCGCCCTCGTCCGTGGCCTCGACCCGGCCCTCGCTGCCCTCGTCCGCGCCTGCTTGCAGCGCGACCCCGCCTCGCGCCCCGCCTCCGCAGCGGAGCTTGCGTCCCTCCTCGAAGGCTTCGCCAGCGCAGACCCCTCGTCTCCCTCCTTCGCCCAGCCGGCTCCAGCCTCCGCTCCTGGGCTCCCCTCCTCCGGACCGAGCTTCCCCCCCTCCGGTCGCCCCTCGACCCCAGGCTTTGCTCCCTCGGGACGCCCCTCGACCCCGGGGACCGCGCCCTCACTGGGCACCTCACCCACTGCGCCCGACCGAGCTTCACGAACACCCCAGCCCTGGGCCCCCGCGCCCACCTCCGCATCGCAACCCGCTGCTGGTGGTGCGCGCCCCATCGCCCCCTCCCACGTGCTCTCGCCGCCCGCTGCTGCCTCGCACGGCCACGGCGAATCCCCCCGTGCGACACCTGGCTCACCGGCGCTCGCGCAGACGGCTCCACTCGCGCAGACGGCTCCACTCGCGCAGACGGCTCCACTCGCGCAGACGGCTCCGCTCGCGCACGCAGCCAACCGACCACCGACGGCCTCTCATCGGGACGCCCCGCCTCAGGACGCTGCTCAGCCCTCGCTCTCGCCCTCCGTGGCCGCTGACATCACCGCCCGCTCGGCCGTGGCCATCTCGACCCGAGGAAGGCGTGCGCGCTCCCCCCTCCTCGTCCCGGCCATCGCCGTCGTGACGGCCATCCTCGTCGCCGCGGCCATCCTTCTCCTCCCCCTTTTCCGAGCGCCCGTCCCTTCGCAGAGTTCGGATGACGCGACCGGAGAGCCCACGACCACGCCCACCACCGCGCGCGTGGCGCTCGAGCCTCCCAGCGAGACACCCGACACCGCCCCATCGCCCTCGGCGCCACCCGACGCGGCCTCCCCCTCCGACCCGCTGGCACCACCGCCGGACGGGCTCACCCCCCCGGCCTCACCCTCTACCTCGAACGACGTCCAGCCCAGACCTCCTGGCAACGCGAAGCGCAACGACGTTCGGCACCACGTGAAGCAGCCCGCGCTCGCGCCCGCGCCCACCAAGGAGACTGCGCCTCCCTTCGACCGCGCCGCAGCGCAATCCCAGGTCCAGGCCCTCGCCGCCCAGGCATCCCGCTGCAACACGGCCAACCACCCGTCGGGGACTGGCACCGTCTACGTCTCCTTCGATCGCAGCGGCAAGGCACTCTCCGCCGCGCCCAGCCTCCCAGGCACCCTGGGCACCACCCCGATGGCGACCTGCCTCGCCGCCCTTTTCAAGCGCGCCCGCGTCGCCCCCTTCTCGGGCGAGCTCCCCCAGGTCACCCAGACCTTCCGCTACTGA
- a CDS encoding LamG-like jellyroll fold domain-containing protein, which produces MSMPTVLLSAVFSGLVFVTMTSNGEEDSGNSNGPGGSAGTGEAGATGGSGGGGVCRPGEDRSCYSAAPETEGIGICQPGKAFCDVSGQWIADCLGEITPAAEIYSNGIDEDCDGADASATQALVTRALLTRYFLDDEPETPLSSLRDSSPEGTPVNLNVVGGTVTAAEVDGHRGLFWALVNSAGRGVASVGTTKVEDQLLGAKQLTVEVVLSIAGGDVSEGSAITSLGMGGGFGQLDLRFLPPQNLRFYWNNQLAASWEPLVHERCVLHVVVDTDAPMPADRIKLYRNGVQVSASNNGSPTVPALGTTLNLSNDPRYALGNRSSGMRSFQGLLYYSAIYTTNLSAEEIERNASLLLLDDDDLAP; this is translated from the coding sequence ATGTCAATGCCCACGGTCTTGTTGTCCGCCGTCTTCTCCGGACTCGTTTTCGTGACGATGACGTCGAACGGGGAGGAGGACTCAGGGAATTCCAACGGCCCCGGTGGCTCTGCTGGCACTGGCGAGGCGGGGGCTACAGGAGGAAGCGGAGGGGGCGGTGTCTGCCGTCCAGGCGAGGATCGGTCCTGCTATAGCGCAGCACCTGAGACTGAAGGCATTGGCATCTGTCAGCCCGGAAAGGCATTTTGCGATGTTTCCGGACAATGGATCGCGGACTGTCTTGGCGAAATAACCCCCGCCGCCGAGATCTACAGCAACGGCATTGATGAAGACTGCGATGGCGCTGACGCTAGCGCGACGCAGGCTCTCGTGACCCGGGCGCTGTTGACCCGCTACTTTCTCGATGACGAACCCGAAACGCCCCTGTCCTCGTTGAGGGACTCTTCCCCAGAGGGAACTCCGGTGAACCTCAACGTCGTGGGAGGGACGGTGACGGCTGCCGAGGTCGACGGACATCGCGGGTTGTTCTGGGCCTTGGTCAACTCCGCAGGTCGTGGTGTGGCTTCGGTGGGAACGACCAAGGTCGAGGACCAACTGCTGGGGGCGAAGCAGCTCACCGTGGAGGTCGTTCTCTCGATTGCAGGTGGCGATGTGTCCGAGGGCTCGGCAATCACCTCCCTCGGCATGGGAGGCGGCTTTGGCCAGCTCGATCTCCGGTTCTTGCCCCCGCAGAACCTTCGCTTCTACTGGAACAACCAGCTCGCGGCGAGCTGGGAGCCGCTGGTTCACGAACGGTGTGTGCTCCATGTGGTCGTCGACACCGACGCACCCATGCCGGCTGACCGCATCAAGCTTTACCGTAATGGTGTGCAGGTTTCTGCGAGCAACAACGGCTCGCCGACAGTGCCTGCTCTCGGAACCACGCTGAATCTCTCCAACGATCCGAGGTATGCGCTTGGCAACCGGAGTTCGGGAATGCGTTCATTCCAGGGCCTGCTCTACTACAGCGCAATCTATACAACGAACCTTTCAGCCGAGGAGATCGAGCGCAACGCATCCTTGCTCCTGCTGGACGATGATGACCTGGCTCCGTGA
- a CDS encoding LamG-like jellyroll fold domain-containing protein, translating to MVVRYFINASDGAAGSVPEKVPDAVTPALDLDVAPGSPDPRREGVFPHGGLAWSQPPNGDGRALAAIGSGKVFGQLNGKQALTVELVLRAQGFSAAVAHPSRLFGLHASDAVNRIDRFSLVAGGSIPSGRLGAYWNQQTPSEEDDRAGQWAVDLSTRQVVHLVVETSAPEVERVRLYVNGSHVPGEAGVAGVTPPSANEPLSLQASDALVLGNAFVGGASFQGVLHYAAVYDEALDEPRLAAHACALLASDDAPPEG from the coding sequence GTGGTGGTGCGTTACTTCATCAATGCGTCGGATGGCGCTGCCGGTTCGGTGCCGGAGAAGGTGCCGGATGCGGTGACACCCGCCCTGGACCTGGATGTGGCGCCGGGGTCTCCGGACCCGCGTCGCGAAGGCGTCTTTCCGCACGGTGGTCTGGCGTGGAGCCAGCCCCCTAACGGTGATGGGCGTGCCTTGGCAGCGATCGGCAGCGGGAAAGTCTTCGGCCAACTGAACGGCAAGCAAGCGCTCACGGTGGAGCTGGTATTGCGCGCACAGGGGTTTTCGGCTGCTGTTGCACATCCCTCTCGGCTATTTGGGCTTCATGCGAGCGACGCTGTAAATAGAATCGATCGCTTCTCCTTGGTCGCGGGAGGCTCGATCCCTTCAGGGCGTCTCGGAGCGTACTGGAATCAGCAGACCCCCAGCGAAGAGGACGACCGGGCGGGCCAGTGGGCGGTGGACCTATCCACCCGCCAGGTGGTGCACTTGGTGGTGGAGACGAGCGCGCCTGAGGTGGAGCGGGTGAGGTTGTATGTGAACGGCAGCCATGTGCCTGGCGAAGCCGGTGTGGCGGGCGTGACACCGCCATCAGCGAACGAGCCGCTCAGCCTCCAGGCGAGCGACGCGCTGGTCCTTGGTAACGCTTTTGTTGGAGGGGCTTCCTTCCAGGGCGTGCTGCACTACGCCGCGGTCTACGACGAGGCCCTCGACGAGCCGCGCCTCGCCGCCCACGCCTGCGCCCTGCTCGCCAGCGACGACGCACCCCCTGAAGGCTGA